A single window of Silurus meridionalis isolate SWU-2019-XX chromosome 11, ASM1480568v1, whole genome shotgun sequence DNA harbors:
- the LOC124393648 gene encoding LOW QUALITY PROTEIN: protein mono-ADP-ribosyltransferase PARP14-like (The sequence of the model RefSeq protein was modified relative to this genomic sequence to represent the inferred CDS: inserted 1 base in 1 codon), whose protein sequence is MDEYIYPLLVEGDWSSVNFQNFQKRVHIYFQNRRKSQGGDCVIERWTDRSCTVLFKQEEVRDQVLAKAEHSVPIENHVVKLKVSKPSSEPENRPEEKPQHSAKTGSDVSAAVWRTAGLNASQTKGNEGLEDTSWSCAAVLENVPENLSKEYLMLLVDSIGSCSEDECSLELIPESNAAVVTFSDVYTVENFLTACKTKKKFQEYGLKARRLENTSSFKVENLPANCSDDLLELLFEKHVGSVERIKAIADERAAIVTFRDQPDVHKVLRKEYFTCNNRFDIYPYYHSLGSALYGKDRPTWTLPKPFTYKIHPAIREFLKKKGQISSICNQMSSHCCQVNVDKPEVQFSPLPALLRQKGITKMHIDNWQENTMDAFKNILSSFAVFEHAVTRSVWTAVEKDIRSVVKDKAVLEVDISTGCLTLAGMAKDINMLKPILENVLKSASSQIEREINKTSEIIYMPHEIFLLLQHEGLQNMASAKYSQLELMYNKNTHQLTLTGLHAEIMDIKNFVLESQLRKKEKALQKDPSLLEFLRSVNCEEMSVDLFISKGINAVYRIENGNTVLTACTDKALAEAEKRLEMMLTLQCLSVEDLHVLEKPEWKALSNQLYETYNSSRKKTVXHEIFKNKVMVCGFQEPVREVSKSLEQFIDKHSRIEETVRVKSYAVVKFIREKMAEVWQKFLKGEEMDIHFDTRPLIRISGERINVQPVVKSFQKIAGCLHTDSLIIRKAGAKKYFQEQGSIIMMMIKQQRFVVVLEDASMKDDDEESYDDGGMDGFGKLYCEVQIPGGIVIKVLESDICQFKVDAVVNAANEDLKHIGGLALALLNAAGPSLQQMSDQYVAKSGKLLPGNAITTDAGQLPCKYVVHAVGPRFNNSDRLTAVKKLRQAVRESLKEAVLKRCSSIAVPAISSGIFGFPLDLCAETIARELHAYVEAPGGMNTLKEIYLVDNNPKTVNAMAQAVGKEFIDFNPRMSFPQQMGHGNGHYIQNQGQGHRGTGARGNKSEFFEPRKGFNSNPQSKSQLQDIGRSGLVFLQAQTTVEGLKIILKKGNIQDACSDVIVNTISEDLDLSKGAVSKALLEAAGPQLQAETRSQNLKALGDSNLSYGDIVVTNSYNLKCKKVFHTVCPFWNRGGRSEVEVLRQIIRNCLRKAENQKMPSISFPAIGTGNLGFPRSLVSTLLLSEIHAYSARFSTRYLTEVNMIVHPSDSETVQCFEKSFRGEKQETVTEGAHAVQPPAKNPRHFRPPPSAEGFFGPVSTPSLGVHQMRIGHLKLEISSGDITKERCDAIVNSSNKLFSLKSGVSKAILDAAGLAVEGECAQIVASQSQQSDMIMTTGGQLPCRQIIHVIGRNSPAEIKIVVYSVLKFCEEQKFSSVAFPALGTGQGGANPSAVADAMTEAVFDFVKKKKGLNLKSVKFLIFQTSMVSDFHKCMLKRSQDSVEEEGGVMNWVKGTFETVTNFFRGGNAETETNLEDFVFVGEEFEPVVFQLCGESEDDLKEARNLINGFIVKEHVCSNIMDSAINYFGQEEAEVLSKLQRELTVSIHLSNSSSEPEFTLEGLTRDVVKAESTIRDMIRKVEKKMTRQSEAFLLSTSIEWQYQDRRENTVPFDILTNYDLEQAFRTKQPCVKIAIDKVPYEAHVQYFTAVGKNRQIQLKRIDLKQKNTVSLPSHWEDMKGNLVLSVTIQQGSQEYTTVENEFRRTGLTSQILKIERIQNETLWNNYMNQKSYLEKKNKHTNNEKLLFHGTGSDNIIKINERGFNRSYAGMHGAMYGNGVYFAVDPNYSAQGYSKPDINGHKRMYLARVLVGDSTTGKAGLLAPPAKNSTGTEQYDSVTDRQQSMFVIFHDIYAYPEYLITFQ, encoded by the exons ATGGATGAATATATTTATCCTCTGCTCGTGGAGGGAGATTGGTCATCTGTAAACTTTCAAAATTTCCAAAAAAgagttcatatttatttccagAACAGAAGGAAATCTCAGGGGGGAGACTGCGTCATCGAAAGATGGACCGATCGGAGCTGTACAGTCCTCTTTAAACAAGAAGAAG TCCGGGACCAAGTTCTGGCTAAAGCTGAGCACTCAGTACCCATCGAGAACCATGTGGTGAAACTGAAGGTGTCCAAACCATCCAGTGAACCAGAAAATCGTCCAGAGGAAAAACCACAACACTCT gctaaaacaggaagtgatgtgtCAGCTGCAGTTTGGCGAACAG CTGGTCTTAATGCAAGTCAGACTAAAGGCAATGAGGGGTTGGAAGACACATCATGGTCCTGTGCTGCAGTCCTGGAAAATGTGCCAGAAAACTTGAGCAAAGAGTACCTCATGCTTTTAGTAGACAGTATTGGCAGTTGTTCTGAAGATGAATGTTCCTTAGAGTTAATTCCAGAATCAAACGCTGCTGTTGTGACCTTCAGTGACGTCTACA ctGTAGAGAACTTTCTTACAGCATGCAAGACTAAAAAAAAGTTCCAGGAGTATGGTCTCAAAGCCCGCCGTTTGGAGAACACAAGCAGTTTTAAGGTGGAAAACCTGCCTGCTAATTGCTCTGACGACCTTCTGGAACTTCTCTTTGAAAAGCATGTGGGATCAGTGGAAAGAATCAAGGCAATAGCAGATGAACGTGCTGCTATCGTCACCTTTCGTGATCAACCAg ATGTTCATAAAGTCCTGAGAAAAGAATACTTTACTTGCAACAATCGGTTTGATATATATCCATATTATCATTCTTTGGGTTCTGCCTTGTACGGCAAAGACAGACCAACGTGGACACTGCCCAAACCATTTACATATAAGATCCATCCTGCTATTAGAGAATTCCTCAAGAAGAAGGGACAAATCTCCTCCATCTGCAATCAGATGAGCTCACACTGCTGCCAGGTAAATGTGGACAAGCCTGAAGTCCAGTTCAGTCCCCTTCCTGCCCTGCTGAGACAAAAGGGTATAACCAAAATGCACATAGACAACTGGCAGGAAAACACAATGGATGCTTTCAAAAACATCCTATCCAGCTTTGCTGTTTTTGAGCATGCAGTGACCCGTTCAGTCTGGACTGCGGTAGAGAAGGACATCCGATCAGTTGTAAAAGATAAAGCTGTCCTGGAGGTGGATATTTCAACAGGATGTCTGACTCTTGCAGGAATGGCTAAAGATATTAACATGCTAAAACCGATATTGGAGAACGTTTTAAAGAGTGCATCGAGTCAAATAGAAAGGGAAATAAACAAGACctctgaaatcatttatatgcCCCATGAAATATTCCTCTTACTTCAACATGAGGGACTGCAAAACATGGCTTCAGCCAAATATTCACAACTGGAGCTGATGTACAATAAAAACACCCATCAGTTAACATTAACTGGTCTTCATGCAGAAATTATGGACATAAAAAATTTTGTGTTGGAGAGTCAAttaaggaagaaagaaaaggccCTACAAAAGGACCCTTCATTACTGGAGTTCTTGAGATCAGTGAACTGTGAGGAAATGTCTGTGGATCTGTTCATATCCAAGGGAATTAACGCAGTCTATAGAATTGAAAATGGGAATACTGTTTTGACTGCATGTACAGACAAAGCACTGGCAGAGGCTGAGAAGAGGCTTGAAATGATGCTGACATTACAGTGCCTTTCTGTAGAAGATCTACATGTGCTTGAAAAGCCTGAATGGAAGGCTCTCAGTAATCAGCTCTATGAGACATACAACTCCTCCAGGAAGAAAACTG CTCATGAAATATTTAAGAACAAAGTTATGGTTTGTGGCTTTCAGGAACCAGTTAGAGAGGTTAGTAAGAGTTTGGAACAATTTATTGATAAACACTCAAGAATCGAAGAGACCGTTCGTGTCAAGTCTTATGCTGTGGTGAAATTCATCAGAGAAAAGATGGCAGAGGTTTGGCAGAAGTTTCTAAAAGGTGAAGAAATGGACATACATTTTGACACAAGGCCCCTGATTCGCATCTCTGGAGAACGTATTAATGTTCAGCCAGTAGTAAAATCTTTTCAGAAAATTGCAGGTTGTCTCCACACTGATAGTTTGATTATTAGAAAAGCAGGAGCCAAAAAGTATTTCCAGGAACAGGGCAGCATaatcatgatgatgataaagcaGCAAAGATTTGTGGTTGTTCTTGAGGATGCTTCTatgaaggatgatgatgaggagagttatgatgatggtggaatggatgGTTTTGGAAAGCTATACTGTGAGGTTCAGATTCCTGGTGGTATTGTCATCAAAGTCCTGGAGTCTGATATCTGTCAGTTCAAAGTAGATGCTGTGGTCAATGCTGCCAATGAGGACTTGAAGCACATTGGTGGTTTGGCATTAGCACTTCTGAATGCTGCAGGTCCATCTTTACAACAAATGAGTGATCAGTATGTGGCTAAAAGTGGGAAACTGCTACCTGGGAATGCTATTACAACAGACGCAGGTCAATTGCCATGTAAATATGTAGTGCATGCTGTAGGCCCACGATTTAATAACAGTGACAGGTTAACTGCTGTGAAGAAACTGAGACAGGCTGTGCGGGAAAGTCTGAAGGAAGCTGTTCTTAAGAGGTGTTCCTCAATAGCAGTCCCTGCCATCAGCTCAGGGATATTTGGCTTTCCTCTTGACCTATGCGCTGAGACAATTGCACGAGAATTGCATGCGTATGTTGAAGCCCCAGGTGGTATGAACACACTAAAAGAGATCTATTTGGTGGACAATAATCCCAAAACTGTCAATGCCATGGCTCAGGCTGTTGGAAAGGAGTTTATAGATTTCAACCCCAGAATGTCCTTTCCACAGCAAATGGGACATGGTAATGGTCACTATATTCAAAACCAAGGTCAGGGACATCGAGGCACTGGGGCAAGAGGTAATAAATCTGAGTTTTTTGAACCCCGAAAAGGATTTAACTCAAACCCACAATCTAAAAGCCAATTGCAGGACATAGGAAGGTCAGGATTGGTGTTTCTTCAAGCTCAAACCACAGTAGAAGGactgaaaatcatacttaagAAGGGGAATATTCAGGATGCATGT TCTGATGTAATTGTCAATACTATCTCAGAAGACCTGGATCTCAGTAAAGGTGCTGTCTCCAAAGCACTTCTCGAGGCTGCTGGCCCTCAACTCCAGGCTGAAACTCGGTCTCAAAACCTCAAAGCACTTGGCGATTCCAATCTGAGCTATGGAGACATAGTGGTTACTAATAGCTAtaacttaaaatgtaaaaaggtcTTCCATACTGTTTGTCCATTTTGGAATAGAGGGGGTAGATCAGAAGTGGAG GTTCTCAGACAAATCATACGAAACTGCCTCAGAAAAGCAGAGAACCAGAAAATGCCTTCGATTTCTTTTCCAGCCATTGGCACAGGGAACCTTGGCTTTCCAAGAAGTCTTGTCTCCACACTTTTGTTAAGTGAGATTCATGCATATAGTGCCCGTTTTTCTACTAGATACCTTACGGAGGTGAACATGATTGTGCATCCTTCAGACAGCGAGACTGTCCAG TGCTTTGAAAAGAGCTTCAGAGGTGAAAAGCAGGAAACCGTCACCGAAGGTGCACATGCTGTTCAACCACCCGCTAAAAATCCACGTCATTTTAGACCACCACCTTCTGCTG AAGGTTTTTTTGGACCGGTTTCAACTCCTAGTCTTGGAGTGCACCAAATGCGAATAGGGCATCTGAAACTGGAAATATCATCAGGTGACATCACCAAAGAGAGATGTGATGCGATTGTTAATTCTTCCAATAAATTATTCTCTCTAAAATCAG GAGTGTCCAAGGCCATTTTAGATGCTGCAGGGTTAGCAGTGGAAGGGGAATGCGCACAGATTG tggcaTCACAGAGTCAACAATCAGACATGATCATGACAACAGGAGGACAACTTCCATGCAGACAGATTATTCATGTTATAGGTCGCAACAGTCCTGCAGAGATCAAGATTGTTGTTTACTCTGTATTGAAGTTCTGCGAGGAACAGAAGTTCTCCTCTGTTGCCTTTCCAGCACTTGGCACTG GTCAAGGCGGAGCCAATCCTTCTGCTGTAGCCGATGCCATGACTGAAGCTGTGTTCGACtttgtgaagaagaaaaaaggactAAATTTGAAAAGTGTAAAATTCTTGATATTCCAGACATCAATGGTGTCGGATTTCCACAAGTGCATGCTGAAGAGGTCACAGGACAGTGTGGAGGAGGAGGGTGGAGTAATGAACTGGGTTAAAG GTACATTCGAGACTGTGACCAACTTCTTTCGTGGTGGCAatgcagaaacagaaacaaatctAGAAGACTTTGTGTTTGTGGGCGAGGAGTTTGAGCCTGTCGTGTTTCAGCTGTGTGGAGAGAGTGAGGATGACCTGAAAGAGGCGAGGAATCTGATCAACGGCTTTATTGTGAAGGAGCATGTATGTTCAAATATCATGGACTCGGCCATCAACTATTTTGGCCAGGAAGAGGCAGAAGTGCTAAGCAAACTGCAGAGGGAGCTCACGGTTAGCATACACCTTTCCAACTCTTCCTCAGAGCCTGAGTTCACTTTGGAGGGCCTGACACGAGACGTGGTAAAGGCTGAGAGCACAATCCGTGACATGATCCGAAAAGTGGAGAAGAAAATGACACGCCAAAGCGAAGCCTTTTTGCTAAGCACCAGCATAGAGTGGCAGTATCAGGACCGCAGAGAAAACACTGTTCCTTTTGATATTTTGACAAACTACGACCTGGAACAGGCTTTTCGGACAAAACAGCCTTGTGTAAAGATCGCTATTGATAAAGTCCCGTATGAGGCCcatgtacagtatttcacaGCTGTGGGGAAAAACAGACAGATTCAATTGAAAAGGATTGATCTGAAAC aaaaaaacactgtcTCTCTGCCCAGTCACTGGGAGGACATGAAGGGAAATCTAGTTCTGTCGGTTACAATTCAACAAGGCAGTCAAGAATATACAACAGTAGAGAATGAGTTCAGGAGAACAGGTCTGACATCACAAATCCTCAAA